CTTTGACGACGTCCCTCACCAACGCTGCGGTCCGTCGTAGGATGGGGAGCGtctgatcgagatcgatgatggataATCCTGCTCGTCTACCGTATATGTACGGTACGTAAGCGGGAGAAGTGAGAGTGTGGGCATGACCCAGAGCTGCTCCGGACGCGAGAAGAGTGGACAGAGTCGATTCGGTAGGTGTCGGTGTTGGTCGGCCTCGAGGTAGGGGTGTAGATGTAGGAGGAATGAATAGGGGAAGTGTTGAGCCTGACGAGAATGAGAATACACTTAATCAGCAAGGTCGTTGGGGAAGTCATACACGCTGAAACTGTTATGACTGAACTCAAACTCACGTTGCCCTTCACGacgtcttctccactctctcgcttcatttaagttcctcttccaagctTCTTCCGCCGATTCTCCAGGATACGCTCCGCCTTTTCCAGGTCTGAAAGAGCTTTCGGCTTCGGCTTGCGCAAGAGGTGCAGCGATGGAGAGCTGTCTGCGTGCTATGCCAGATGTCCAGAGGTCAGCGTCTCAACTGCATGACGCCCCTCCTTGAACAACAGCATCAGGTGCGGTTTGGTGAGGTAGCAAAGCGACTTGGCGAACAAGACGTACCAGGTCGAGATGTACCGGTCTTCAATACCGTCAAAGCTGTTCCTGCAGAGCCCTTCATTTTTATCTGTCTGTCTACCGCTGAGATGCTATCAACACCGATGAATCTCAGGATAGCAGTGACGTGCGACTATGGGACAGACTGTTCACCATTGATCAGATAGACGTTAATGTCTTTTTGTGAAGCGGACGATGCAGCGTCGGAAAATGTCGAACTCAACCAATTTATCAGTCTCATATCACGGGTATGAACAGGCTACCTCGTAGATATCAGGCACATAGCTCAGGTTCGAGGCGCTGTATATACTTCATCTATCAAACAGATCAACTCTCAAGTCGTTATATGCATACATGTTCTGTGCTTCGTTTGCTGCTGCTCTGAAGTGGTGGTTGCGAATCAGGTcattcacctccactttaT
This sequence is a window from Kwoniella newhampshirensis strain CBS 13917 chromosome 5, whole genome shotgun sequence. Protein-coding genes within it:
- a CDS encoding mitochondrial 37S ribosomal protein uS2m; protein product: MKGSAGTALTVLKTGTSRPARRQLSIAAPLAQAEAESSFRPGKGGAYPGESAEEAWKRNLNEAREWRRRREGQRSTLPLFIPPTSTPLPRGRPTPTPTESTLSTLLASGAALGHAHTLTSPAYVPYIYGRRAGLSIIDLDQTLPILRRTAALVRDVVKADGVVLIVGTREGHQKMIRKAKERLEDNGFAVGEWMPGVLTNSETFFGIEPMLNKSFKPDLVIFLNPSENTAAIRECTARHIPTVGVVDTDTDPRIVTYPIPANMESMRTAELIVGTLSIAGQEGRRLRLKEAERKAVESRARGRRDRR